One region of Sulfurisphaera ohwakuensis genomic DNA includes:
- a CDS encoding DUF2153 domain-containing protein: protein MESGYLSNLDEWIKMQKNLLETLKELEKKYEAGDTDRLDLILATRVAFQHIMRTVKAFDQWLQDPQIIKHMPKEMLEDVMRTTWNILETLLELDIRHTSQFRELVVKLSKEGKLDPLIWNRPLNEEQQTTQNRRGTFMTM from the coding sequence TTGGAAAGTGGATATCTATCTAATCTTGACGAATGGATTAAGATGCAGAAAAATTTGTTAGAGACATTAAAAGAGTTGGAGAAAAAATATGAAGCTGGAGATACAGATAGATTAGATTTAATCCTAGCAACTAGAGTTGCTTTTCAACATATTATGAGAACAGTTAAAGCTTTTGATCAATGGTTACAAGATCCTCAAATTATAAAGCATATGCCTAAGGAGATGTTAGAAGATGTTATGAGAACTACATGGAATATATTGGAAACTTTATTAGAATTAGATATAAGACATACAAGTCAATTCAGAGAATTAGTAGTAAAATTAAGTAAAGAAGGAAAACTAGATCCATTAATATGGAATAGACCTCTGAATGAAGAGCAACAAACTACTCAAAATAGAAGAGGAACGTTCATGACAATGTGA
- a CDS encoding Trm112 family protein, producing MKYRLLDLLACPICKHFPLKYYVFSTRMVERGIGDEKKPLCELYCSYKNQFIKDMKEPTPCEECIKYEIVDGLLYCSNCKRWYPIIDEIPRMLPDKLRRKDEDLSFMKKYKNSIPKEILEEGVPFNLKSEQS from the coding sequence ATGAAATACAGGTTGCTTGATCTTTTGGCATGTCCTATATGTAAGCATTTTCCGTTAAAGTATTACGTTTTTTCAACAAGAATGGTAGAAAGAGGTATAGGAGATGAAAAGAAACCATTATGTGAACTTTATTGTAGTTATAAGAATCAGTTTATAAAAGATATGAAAGAACCTACTCCTTGTGAAGAATGTATTAAGTATGAAATTGTTGACGGTTTATTATATTGCTCAAACTGTAAAAGATGGTATCCAATTATTGATGAGATTCCTAGGATGTTACCAGACAAGTTAAGAAGAAAGGATGAAGACTTGAGTTTTATGAAGAAGTATAAGAATAGCATTCCTAAAGAGATCCTGGAAGAAGGAGTTCCTTTCAACTTAAAGTCTGAACAAAGTTGA
- the glmM gene encoding phosphoglucosamine mutase, translating into MGKLFGTDGVRGIVNKELTPELVLKLSKAIGTFFGKNSKILVGRDVRAGGDMLVKIVEGGLLSVGVEVYDGGMAPTPALQYAVKTLGYDGGVVITASHNPAPYNGIKVVDKDGIEIRREKENEIEDLFFTERFNTIEWSSLTTEVKREDRVISTYVNGILSHVDIEKIKKKNYKVLIDPANSVGALSTPLVARALGCKIYTINGNLDPLFSARQPEPTFDSLKETAEVVKTLKVDLGVAHDGDADRAIFIDSEGRVQWGDRSGTLLSYWASVKNPKAIKKIVTAVSSSSLVEEYLSKYNIQVDWTKVGSVDIAHKVADENALAGFEENGGFMYPPHQYVRDGAMSFALMLELLANENVSSAELFDRLPKYYLVKTKVDLKPGLMVEEIYKKILEVYSTSSVKAITIDGVKIIGKDFWFLVRKSGTEPIIRIMAEAKDENVANNLVNELKKIVEGK; encoded by the coding sequence ATGGGTAAGCTTTTTGGTACTGACGGAGTAAGAGGGATAGTTAATAAAGAGTTAACTCCAGAATTGGTATTAAAGCTTTCTAAAGCTATAGGGACATTTTTTGGAAAGAATAGTAAAATTCTTGTAGGCAGGGATGTAAGAGCAGGGGGTGATATGTTAGTTAAAATTGTTGAAGGTGGTTTACTAAGTGTAGGTGTTGAGGTTTATGATGGTGGTATGGCTCCTACACCAGCTTTACAATATGCTGTGAAAACTTTGGGTTATGATGGTGGAGTTGTAATTACTGCTAGCCATAATCCAGCACCATATAATGGGATAAAAGTTGTTGATAAGGATGGTATTGAAATAAGAAGAGAGAAAGAAAATGAAATCGAGGACTTATTTTTTACTGAAAGATTTAATACTATAGAATGGAGTTCTCTAACTACAGAAGTTAAGAGAGAAGATAGAGTTATTTCTACTTATGTAAATGGAATTTTAAGTCATGTTGATATAGAGAAAATTAAAAAGAAAAATTATAAGGTATTAATTGATCCGGCTAATAGTGTAGGTGCTTTATCTACTCCATTAGTTGCTAGAGCTTTAGGTTGTAAGATTTACACGATTAATGGAAATCTTGATCCCTTATTTTCAGCTAGACAACCAGAGCCTACTTTTGATAGTCTTAAAGAGACTGCAGAAGTTGTAAAGACTTTAAAAGTGGACTTAGGTGTAGCACACGATGGTGATGCTGATAGAGCCATTTTTATTGATTCTGAAGGAAGAGTACAGTGGGGTGATAGGAGTGGTACTTTATTATCATATTGGGCATCTGTTAAAAATCCTAAAGCTATAAAGAAGATTGTTACTGCTGTTTCAAGCTCAAGCTTAGTAGAGGAGTATTTAAGTAAATATAATATTCAAGTTGATTGGACAAAAGTAGGAAGTGTTGATATAGCACATAAGGTAGCGGATGAGAATGCGCTAGCTGGGTTTGAAGAAAATGGAGGTTTTATGTATCCTCCACATCAGTATGTAAGGGATGGTGCAATGAGTTTTGCTTTAATGTTAGAATTACTAGCTAATGAAAATGTTTCGTCAGCAGAGCTATTTGATAGGCTTCCTAAATATTATCTTGTAAAAACTAAGGTTGACCTAAAGCCAGGGTTAATGGTTGAGGAAATTTATAAGAAAATATTAGAAGTATATTCAACTTCTAGTGTTAAAGCAATAACTATAGACGGAGTCAAAATCATAGGTAAAGATTTCTGGTTTCTTGTAAGGAAAAGTGGGACTGAACCTATAATAAGAATAATGGCTGAAGCTAAAGATGAAAACGTAGCAAATAATTTAGTTAATGAATTAAAAAAGATTGTAGAGGGTAAATGA
- a CDS encoding ACT domain-containing protein, translating into MENAIIIVVGADKPGIVAGIASKLAENNANIIDISQTVIRGIFAMIMLVDISKCKVPLDELRTQLQEKGRELGVEVHTYHEKVFRYMERV; encoded by the coding sequence ATGGAAAACGCTATAATTATAGTAGTAGGAGCTGATAAACCTGGAATCGTAGCTGGAATAGCGTCAAAACTAGCTGAAAATAATGCAAACATAATCGACATCTCGCAAACTGTTATAAGGGGAATTTTTGCCATGATCATGTTAGTTGATATTTCTAAATGTAAAGTGCCATTAGATGAATTGAGAACACAACTACAAGAGAAAGGTAGAGAGCTAGGGGTTGAAGTACACACATACCACGAAAAAGTATTTAGATACATGGAGAGGGTAT